Proteins encoded by one window of Maniola hyperantus chromosome 10, iAphHyp1.2, whole genome shotgun sequence:
- the LOC117986009 gene encoding juxtaposed with another zinc finger protein 1: MAVFMLNICKFNGCGITFPRLADLIEHIEDVHIDYDPAVVEQKEASQPACIPLSYVLKFFTEASRRELQSMPAAVDVRRRLFSAPKTPSVRSSTPTGSEMDEEEVMSPSDDSNDSWTTVEEYSSEYILRYGVKMNASASSSASGSAAAQEKPFACPVPGCKKRYKNVNGIKYHSKNGHKKDGKVKKAYKCQCGKSYKTAQGLKSHSVTQHITHQPSEGRIHAPKLQNLVVTASPSTRPHVATPALETIDASKLVRIYDTIKAKDLPSFSIPKHNLTHLNIISANHNSQTLRHSVLLTPSSSPASSPLDKVKYDRPPKVTVTQETTYETSSLTLPSDRRG; encoded by the exons ATGGCGGTCTTCATGCTAAATATTTGTAAATTTAATGGCTGTGGCATAACATTTCCACGACTAGCGGACCTAATTGAGCACATCGAAGATGTacatattg ACTATGATCCCGCTGTGGTAGAACAAAAAGAAGCTTCACAGCCAGCATGTATACCGCTAAGTTACGTTTTGAAATTCTTTACGGAGGCGTCGAGGCGGGAACTTCAAAGTATGCCGGCGGCCGTCGACGTTCGCCGGCGCCTTTTCTCCGCGCCAAAGACACCCTCGGTTCGAAGCAGCACACCTACAG GAAGTGAAATGGATGAGGAAGAGGTCATGAGCCCGTCGGATGACAGTAACGACTCTTGGACGACCGTCGAGGAATACAGCTCCGAATACATACTGCGTTATGGAGTAAA AATGAATGCAAGTGCGTCATCTAGCGCGTCAGGGTCAGCGGCGGCGCAGGAAAAGCCATTTGCGTGCCCGGTGCCCGGATGCAAGAAGCGCTACAAGAATGTCAATGGCATTAAATACCACTCTAAGAATGGCCATAAGAAGGATGGGAA GGTAAAAAAGGCATACAAATGCCAATGCGGCAAAAGTTACAAAACGGCGCAAGGGCTTAAGAGCCATTCCGTAACACAACATATAACTCATCAACCAAGCGAAGGCCGCATCCATGCGCCTAAGTTACAGAACCTCGTGGTCACCGCCTCCCCGTCCACCCGACCTCACGTTGCCACCCCTGCTCTTGAGACCATAGACGCTAGCAAATTGGTCCGTATCTACGACACTATCAAAGCCAAAGACCTCCCTTCCTTCAGTATTCCTAAACATAACCTTACTCATCTGAACATTATAAGCGCGAACCATAACAGCCAAACCTTACGTCATTCAGTCCTCCTCACCCCAAGTTCCTCGCCGGCGTCCAGTCCCCTTGATAAAGTCAAGTACGACAGACCTCCTAAAGTCACCGTCACTCAGGAAACGACGTACGAAACTTCCAGCTTGACACTACCAAGCGATCGTAGAGGCTag